Proteins encoded by one window of Flagellimonas lutaonensis:
- a CDS encoding PQQ-binding-like beta-propeller repeat protein, whose product MRKAFPFFLLSILIVSCGKKTSKDISKNPDYTTWQDYLGDPARTHFSTLSQIDTSNVSNLQLAWSYKSGGLEEGRTTQIQTNPLIVGDKLYGVNAAIELFVLNAATGEELWKFSPNAKDESGLGLNRGLVYWPSDGEAKSRLFFSSGTNLYAVDPENGQAFAGYGNGGSIDLRDGLGRDPEKLSVVANTPGVTYKNLLIMGTRVGEGPGASPGHIRAYNVITGDIEWTFHTIPQPGEFGYDTWPKDAYKYVGGANSWSGIALDEERGIAYLPTGSAAFDWYGGNRIGANLFANCLLALDAETGKRLWHFQMVHHDIWDRDLPAPPNLFEMKRDGKTIPAVAQVTKSGHVFVFNRVTGEPLFPIEEKEYPASKLEGEQAFPTQPLPTKPEPFARQILREEDLYDPDRPAFVDDFVDKDQNIDPPTVLEKFRSITSKGQFIPIDTAGVILYPGADGGAEWGGAAVDPRDGVMYVNSNEMAWIVRMRKVGGEEDKKIPVGASLTQIHCARCHGGELQGLGAIPELQKVKERFAVDSIAAIIKNGKGAMPGMPNLSDGEIGAIANYISGTEEPTDHRAEETSVKVPYAVAGFGRFKDDRGFPVVKPPWGTLNALDLNTGEYLWQIPLGHEEKLGDPNIPVSGTENYGGPVITAGGVLFIAATNDEKIRAFNMATGKQLWEDKLPAGGYATPATYEVNGQQFLVIACGGGKTGTPSGDEYRAYALPK is encoded by the coding sequence ATGCGAAAGGCCTTCCCTTTTTTTCTTCTTTCCATATTGATCGTTTCTTGCGGAAAGAAAACTTCAAAAGACATATCAAAAAATCCTGATTATACCACTTGGCAAGATTACCTTGGCGATCCTGCACGAACACATTTCTCGACCCTATCGCAAATCGATACCTCGAATGTTTCAAACCTGCAATTGGCATGGTCGTACAAAAGTGGTGGTCTAGAGGAAGGAAGAACCACCCAGATACAGACGAACCCGTTGATTGTTGGCGATAAATTATACGGAGTAAATGCGGCCATCGAACTGTTTGTCCTGAACGCTGCCACGGGCGAGGAACTCTGGAAATTCAGTCCGAATGCCAAAGATGAATCGGGACTCGGTCTCAACCGCGGACTCGTGTATTGGCCCTCGGATGGCGAAGCCAAAAGCCGCCTCTTCTTTTCATCGGGCACCAACCTATATGCCGTTGATCCCGAAAATGGCCAAGCCTTTGCTGGTTATGGAAACGGCGGAAGCATCGATTTACGCGATGGCCTTGGTAGAGACCCTGAAAAACTGTCGGTGGTCGCAAACACCCCGGGGGTCACCTATAAAAACCTGCTCATCATGGGTACCCGTGTGGGTGAGGGACCTGGTGCCTCACCAGGGCACATAAGGGCCTACAATGTCATCACCGGAGACATCGAATGGACCTTCCACACCATTCCCCAACCCGGTGAGTTTGGGTACGACACTTGGCCAAAAGATGCCTACAAGTACGTAGGGGGTGCCAACAGTTGGTCGGGCATTGCGTTGGACGAGGAAAGGGGCATCGCCTATCTGCCCACAGGATCCGCGGCCTTTGACTGGTATGGGGGCAACCGTATCGGGGCAAATCTATTTGCGAATTGTCTACTTGCTTTGGATGCAGAGACCGGCAAACGCCTTTGGCACTTTCAGATGGTACACCATGATATCTGGGATCGCGACTTGCCCGCACCGCCCAATCTTTTTGAGATGAAAAGGGATGGCAAGACCATTCCCGCGGTGGCACAGGTTACGAAAAGTGGGCATGTGTTCGTATTCAATCGAGTAACGGGTGAGCCTTTATTTCCAATCGAAGAAAAGGAATATCCTGCCTCAAAACTTGAAGGTGAGCAAGCTTTTCCTACCCAACCATTGCCCACCAAGCCTGAGCCCTTTGCAAGACAGATTTTAAGGGAAGAAGACCTGTACGACCCAGACCGCCCTGCCTTCGTCGATGATTTTGTTGACAAGGACCAAAACATCGACCCGCCCACGGTTTTGGAAAAATTCAGAAGCATTACCTCAAAAGGGCAGTTCATCCCCATTGATACGGCAGGGGTAATCTTGTACCCCGGTGCAGATGGGGGTGCCGAATGGGGAGGGGCCGCTGTGGACCCAAGAGATGGCGTCATGTACGTGAACTCGAACGAAATGGCGTGGATTGTAAGAATGCGGAAGGTAGGTGGTGAAGAAGACAAAAAAATACCAGTTGGGGCCTCATTGACCCAAATACACTGTGCCCGCTGCCATGGGGGCGAATTACAGGGGCTTGGAGCCATCCCCGAATTGCAAAAGGTAAAAGAGCGTTTCGCTGTGGATTCCATCGCTGCCATCATCAAAAACGGCAAGGGGGCCATGCCCGGTATGCCCAATCTTTCCGATGGTGAGATCGGTGCCATTGCCAACTATATTTCAGGCACTGAAGAACCCACCGACCACCGGGCTGAGGAAACTTCCGTAAAAGTACCCTATGCCGTGGCGGGATTCGGGCGATTTAAAGATGATAGGGGATTCCCCGTGGTAAAACCGCCCTGGGGCACCTTGAACGCGCTTGACCTGAACACGGGTGAATATCTCTGGCAGATCCCCTTGGGGCATGAAGAAAAGCTGGGTGATCCCAACATTCCCGTTTCGGGCACTGAAAACTATGGTGGCCCTGTTATCACTGCTGGCGGTGTACTGTTCATTGCGGCGACCAATGACGAGAAAATACGTGCTTTCAACATGGCAACTGGCAAACAGCTTTGGGAAGATAAACTGCCCGCCGGGGGTTATGCCACCCCAGCCACTTACGAAGTAAACGGACAACAATTTTTGGTCATCGCCTGTGGTGGCGGCAAAACGGGTACTCCTTCGGGGGATGAATACCGGGCGTATGCGCTGCCTAAATAA
- a CDS encoding NADP(H)-dependent aldo-keto reductase: MKYTFLPHTNIRVSKICLGTMTWGRQNSEEQAHEQMDYAVEQGINFFDTAEMYPIPPKKELYAVTEEFIGNWFKKTGKREEIVLATKIAGRADFTKHIRTTGFSREAIISAVDGSLQRLQTDYIDLYQLHWPERNTNFFGQRGFNAEATDLWEDNIHQVLETLRDLVEEGKIRHVGLSNETPWGTMRFLEESKVHRTLPRMVTIQNPYSLLNRLFEVGLSEVSMREKIGLLAYSPLAFGVLSGKYLGDVQPRKARLTLFPNYKRYSGDTATEATKKYHELAQNHGLSMAQMALAFVNSRPFVTSNIIGATTIDQLRENIESIDVELSDEVLEGIEEIHESIPNPAP; encoded by the coding sequence ATGAAATATACGTTTCTTCCGCACACCAACATACGTGTCAGTAAAATTTGTTTGGGCACCATGACCTGGGGCCGCCAAAATTCTGAGGAACAGGCCCACGAACAAATGGATTATGCCGTGGAGCAGGGCATCAACTTCTTCGATACGGCCGAGATGTACCCTATTCCCCCAAAAAAGGAACTGTACGCCGTTACCGAGGAATTTATCGGCAATTGGTTCAAAAAGACAGGCAAGCGTGAAGAAATCGTGTTGGCCACCAAGATTGCCGGCAGGGCCGATTTTACCAAGCACATTAGAACCACAGGGTTTAGCAGGGAAGCTATTATTTCAGCGGTTGATGGCAGCCTACAAAGGCTTCAGACCGATTACATCGACCTGTACCAATTGCACTGGCCTGAGCGCAACACTAATTTTTTCGGCCAGCGAGGTTTTAATGCAGAGGCCACAGACCTTTGGGAAGACAACATCCACCAAGTGCTGGAAACCTTGCGCGATTTGGTCGAGGAAGGAAAGATTAGGCATGTGGGGCTATCGAACGAGACCCCTTGGGGCACCATGCGTTTTTTAGAGGAGAGCAAGGTGCACCGTACGCTTCCACGTATGGTCACCATACAAAATCCGTACAGTTTGTTGAACCGTTTGTTTGAAGTGGGGCTGTCAGAAGTTTCGATGCGCGAAAAAATCGGCTTGTTGGCCTATTCACCTTTGGCCTTCGGTGTGCTCAGCGGCAAATATTTGGGCGACGTACAGCCCCGAAAGGCCCGCTTGACGCTTTTCCCCAATTACAAACGGTATAGCGGTGATACCGCTACCGAAGCCACCAAAAAATACCATGAACTTGCACAAAACCATGGGCTTTCAATGGCTCAGATGGCATTGGCCTTTGTGAACTCACGCCCTTTTGTAACCAGCAATATCATCGGTGCCACAACAATTGACCAACTCAGAGAAAACATCGAAAGCATTGATGTTGAGCTATCCGATGAGGTATTGGAGGGCATTGAGGAAATCCATGAATCCATTCCAAATCCGGCGCCATGA
- a CDS encoding exodeoxyribonuclease III, with protein sequence MKIVSYNVNGVRAAITKGFVEWLQSVDADVVCLQETKAMKEQVDTRLFEEIGYEHHYWFSAEKKGYSGVALLCKQKPDHVEYGTGIDYMDHEGRNIRADFDDMHIMSLYLPSGTNLARLDHKLTYMADFQKYADELRKTHENLIVCGDYNICHKPIDIHDPVRNKNVSGFLPVEREWIGNFIDSGFIDSFRHFNQEPHNYTWWSYRANARANNKGWRLDYGMVNESLRDRLKRSVILSEAKHSDHCPILLEVD encoded by the coding sequence ATGAAAATCGTTTCTTACAATGTAAACGGGGTGCGCGCGGCCATCACTAAGGGTTTTGTCGAATGGCTACAATCGGTCGATGCCGATGTGGTGTGCCTGCAAGAGACCAAGGCCATGAAAGAGCAGGTCGATACACGACTTTTTGAGGAAATAGGGTACGAGCACCATTATTGGTTCAGCGCCGAAAAGAAAGGCTATAGTGGGGTTGCGTTACTCTGCAAACAGAAACCCGACCATGTGGAATATGGTACGGGTATCGATTATATGGACCACGAGGGAAGAAATATCAGAGCCGATTTTGACGATATGCATATTATGAGCCTGTACCTACCGTCAGGCACAAACCTTGCCCGATTGGACCATAAATTGACCTACATGGCAGACTTCCAGAAATATGCCGATGAATTGCGAAAGACCCATGAAAACCTGATTGTCTGCGGCGATTACAACATCTGCCATAAGCCCATCGACATACACGATCCCGTGCGAAACAAAAATGTTTCCGGGTTTTTGCCTGTGGAACGGGAATGGATCGGCAATTTTATCGATAGTGGCTTCATAGACAGTTTTCGACACTTCAACCAAGAACCCCACAATTATACGTGGTGGAGCTATCGTGCCAATGCCCGGGCCAATAACAAAGGTTGGCGATTGGATTATGGCATGGTAAACGAAAGCCTTAGAGATCGGTTGAAACGCTCCGTTATCTTATCCGAAGCAAAGCACAGCGACCATTGCCCCATTCTTTTGGAGGTCGATTGA